From Brassica oleracea var. oleracea cultivar TO1000 chromosome C3, BOL, whole genome shotgun sequence, a single genomic window includes:
- the LOC106334812 gene encoding cystine lyase CORI3-like: MANNESVDWQFSGSDEGKAASEASLSTYTSKLFALCDPQGKPILPPRGETAETSHTAERAVVKAVLFGTGNAYAPSIGLPAAKRAVADYLNRDLPKKLSPDDVFMTVGCKQAIELAVDTLAKPNANILLPKPGYPSNLIRSIFKHLEVRNYEFLREKKYEIDLDSVRAAADENTFAIFIINPHNPNGNTYSEAHLKQLAVLARELGIMVVSDEVFRWSVFGSNPFVPMGKFSSIVPVVTLGSISKGWSVPGWRTGWIALHDLDGVFKSKNVLAAIKQFLDLNAKPPTVIQAAIPTILEKTGKEFFHRRQMFLKDKTDLAYYKLKSIPSLTCYMKPEACTFFWTELNLSSFVDIEDDEDFCEKLATEENLVLLPGIAFTLKNWVRHSIDMDTPTLEDAFDRLESFCDRHSISGETPRKAVNGVNLRVLM, encoded by the exons ATGGCGAACAATGAAAGCGTTGATTGGCAGTTCAGTGGCAGCGATGAGGGCAAGGCCGCCTCAGAAGCCTCACTAAGCACTTACACCTCTAAACTCTTTGCTCTGTGCGATCCTCAAGGAAAGCCCATTTTGCCTCCACGAGGTGAAACTGCCGAGACTAGCCACACCGCTGAAAGGGCTGTTGTTAAAGCCGTCCTATTCGGCACTGGAAACGCCTATGCTCCCAGTATTGGCCTTCCGGCGGCCAAAAG GGCAGTAGCAGATTACCTAAACAGAGATCTTCCGAAGAAACTGTCACCTGATGACGTGTTTATGACCGTTGGATGCAAACAAGCCATCGAGCTTGCTGTTGATACATTGGCTAAACCAAATGCCAACATCTTGCTTCCCAAGCCAGGCTACCCAAGTAACTTAATCCGTTCCATCTTCAAGCACCTTGAGGTCCGCAATTACGAATTTCTTCGCGAAAAGAAGTATGAGATTGACCTTGACAGCGTCAGAGCGGCAGCGGATGAGAACACATTCGCAATATTTATAATAAACCCGCACAATCCCAACGGGAACACCTACTCTGAAGCTCATCTCAAGCAG CTCGCTGTGTTGGCTCGAGAACTCGGGATAATGGTTGTTTCTGACGAAGTTTTTCGTTGGTCGGTGTTTGGGAGTAATCCCTTCGTTCCCATGGGCAAATTTTCGTCCATTGTACCGGTGGTTACACTCGGGTCCATATCGAAGGGATGGTCTGTCCCTGGATGGCGAACTGGCTGGATCGCGCTTCACGACCTAGATGGTGTCTTTAAATCCAAAAAT GTTTTAGCTGCTATAAAACAGTTCCTTGATCTAAATGCTAAACCACCAACTGTTATCCAG GCGGCCATTCCCACCATCTTGGAGAAAACTGGTAAAGAGTTCTTCCATAGGAGGCAGATGTTTCTGAAAGATAAAACCGATCTTGCATATTATAAGCTCAAGAGCATACCTTCCCTCACCTGCTACATGAAACCTGAAGCGTGCACCTTCTTCTGG ACCGAGCTGAACTTATCATCCTTTGTGGACATTGAAGATGATGAAGACTTCTGTGAAAAATTAGCTACTGAGGAAAACCTCGTCCTTTTACCAG GGATTGCTTTTACTCTGAAGAACTGGGTGAGGCATTCTATTGACATGGATACTCCAACTTTGGAGGATGCATTTGATAGATTGGAGAGCTTTTGTGATCGCCACTCCATTTCAGGTGAAACTCCACGCAAAGCTGTCAATGGTGTCAACTTACGGGTTCTTATGTAA